One Ignavibacteria bacterium DNA segment encodes these proteins:
- a CDS encoding DUF1926 domain-containing protein, whose translation MQFIIALHNHQPVGNFGEVFEEAYAKSYHPFLTTLEKFPNVKVSLHYSGILLEWIRQYRKEFFPLLKKMIEREQVEMLGGGFYEPILCSIPKRDQVSQIKKLSAYLNNHFGVTTKGIWLTERVWEQSLVSSIVEAGIEFTMLDDTHFFYAGLEEKNMRGFFLTEDEGNVLKIFPMSMQMRYAIPFHTIEKLENELREIENEVVSSEKSVVSSQLSVDKTTNHKPQTTNHKLSNSQPATRNSQLLLYGDDGEKFGVWPKTYEHVFEKKWLEQFFEMLEENSSWLQTKNFSETVNEITPLGTIYLPTASYSEMLHWALPTQAFEEYEDFEKQLEKKKLFEKNKRFVRGGYWKNFSFKYSEVNWLHKRMLNVSKQISLQTNRNDAIQKAEEHLHSAQCNDVYWHGVFGGLYLPWLRRPIFQNLIAAEKIISNNENKISEIDLDIDGEKEICVSTPSLNLFLKPSLGGEIAEIDFKPIAHNLSDVVTRRREGYHRKVFIAKKEIENEVATIHDSVKTKEEGIEQYLVEDKFRRISLLDHFFDAKISLENIRQQNWKTISNFAEEQYSSSIQETENQFQISLQRNGNIVQRKKEIPVRLQKNISVLKSNAELEIVYSIVSEEKFSNIYFGSEWNLTLSAGDADDRYFLINNSKPKNFHLRSEGISENVSSLKMIDEWLNIEVEFVFDEATTLWRFPVETVSLSEDGFERVYQGSCLLPLWNLKGMKHFETSYRFSIRKFK comes from the coding sequence ATGCAATTCATTATCGCTCTTCATAATCATCAACCAGTCGGAAACTTCGGTGAAGTTTTTGAAGAAGCGTATGCAAAATCCTACCACCCATTTCTCACAACACTCGAAAAATTTCCCAACGTAAAAGTTTCGCTGCACTATTCCGGAATTCTTCTCGAATGGATTCGGCAATATCGAAAAGAATTTTTTCCGCTTCTCAAAAAAATGATTGAACGCGAACAGGTCGAAATGCTTGGCGGCGGATTTTACGAACCGATTCTTTGTTCTATTCCTAAACGAGATCAAGTTTCTCAAATCAAAAAACTTTCCGCATATCTCAATAATCATTTTGGAGTAACAACGAAAGGCATTTGGCTCACAGAACGAGTTTGGGAACAATCGCTCGTTTCTTCCATCGTGGAAGCGGGAATTGAATTTACAATGCTTGACGACACGCATTTTTTCTACGCAGGATTAGAAGAAAAAAATATGCGAGGATTTTTTCTTACGGAAGATGAAGGAAATGTTTTGAAAATTTTTCCGATGAGTATGCAAATGCGGTATGCGATTCCGTTTCATACGATTGAAAAATTAGAAAATGAGTTGAGAGAAATTGAGAATGAAGTAGTTAGTAGCGAGAAGTCAGTAGTCAGTAGTCAGTTGTCAGTAGATAAAACTACAAACCACAAACCACAAACCACAAACCATAAACTTTCAAACTCGCAACCAGCAACTCGCAATTCGCAACTTTTACTCTACGGTGATGACGGAGAAAAATTCGGTGTATGGCCAAAAACGTACGAACACGTATTTGAGAAAAAGTGGTTAGAACAATTTTTTGAAATGCTCGAAGAAAATTCTTCGTGGTTACAAACGAAAAATTTTTCAGAAACCGTGAATGAAATTACTCCGCTTGGAACTATTTACTTACCGACTGCATCATATTCAGAAATGCTGCATTGGGCATTACCAACACAAGCGTTTGAAGAGTACGAAGATTTTGAGAAACAATTAGAGAAGAAAAAACTATTTGAAAAGAATAAGCGATTTGTGCGCGGTGGATATTGGAAAAATTTTTCGTTCAAATATTCGGAAGTCAATTGGTTGCATAAAAGGATGTTGAATGTTTCCAAACAAATTTCGTTGCAGACAAATCGAAATGATGCAATCCAAAAAGCGGAAGAGCACTTACATTCAGCGCAATGCAATGATGTGTATTGGCACGGAGTTTTTGGCGGATTGTATTTACCATGGCTTCGCCGTCCGATTTTTCAGAATTTGATTGCTGCAGAAAAAATTATTTCCAACAATGAAAATAAAATTTCTGAAATTGATTTGGACATAGACGGCGAAAAAGAAATTTGTGTTTCGACTCCATCGCTCAACCTTTTTTTGAAACCATCACTCGGAGGAGAAATTGCAGAAATAGATTTCAAGCCGATTGCACATAATTTGAGTGATGTGGTTACGAGAAGGAGAGAAGGTTATCATCGAAAAGTTTTTATTGCAAAGAAGGAAATTGAAAATGAAGTTGCAACGATTCACGATTCGGTAAAAACGAAAGAGGAGGGAATTGAACAGTATTTAGTTGAAGATAAATTTCGACGAATATCATTACTCGACCATTTTTTTGACGCGAAGATTTCGTTAGAAAATATTCGACAACAGAATTGGAAAACGATTTCAAACTTTGCGGAAGAACAGTATTCTTCTTCAATTCAAGAAACGGAAAATCAATTTCAAATTTCTTTACAGCGAAACGGAAATATTGTTCAACGTAAAAAAGAAATTCCAGTTCGGTTGCAAAAAAATATTTCAGTCCTCAAATCAAATGCGGAACTTGAAATTGTTTATAGCATAGTAAGTGAAGAAAAATTTTCTAACATTTATTTCGGCAGCGAATGGAATCTTACTCTTTCTGCAGGCGATGCCGATGATAGATATTTTCTCATCAATAATTCAAAACCGAAAAATTTTCATTTGCGAAGCGAAGGAATAAGTGAAAATGTTTCTTCACTGAAAATGATTGATGAATGGCTGAATATCGAAGTTGAATTTGTTTTCGATGAAGCAACAACGCTATGGCGATTCCCTGTTGAAACGGTTTCGCTTTCGGAAGATGGTTTTGAGCGCGTGTATCAAGGTTCGTGCTTACTACCGTTGTGGAATTTAAAAGGCATGAAGCATTTTGAAACATCGTATAGATTTTCAATTAGAAAATTCAAGTGA
- a CDS encoding DUF2279 domain-containing protein produces the protein MKQHFTLLLSLISMNNISFSISDSTQTETQQINSTRVALVCLAASGFIAAGHFQNYDAWWKGNRNGFRFVSGKKDDGEKYRNADKFGHNYYSFLVSDVIGNAFVWSGIEKRNAFFYGGTIACLFQSYVEVEDGTHPELGFSFGDAVANITGSYFPLLQNEYPLFKNFTFKYSIIDAGNVEKGLNRTLIDDYESQYFWLSAKIPKMIFGSENFFARFFNVAVGYSVKGIHPPIHREAEWYVALDYDFEAIPIEGSFARSFFHVLNYFHFPSPMIRVMPKFISYGLRW, from the coding sequence GTGAAACAACATTTTACTTTGCTTCTGTCATTGATTTCGATGAATAATATTTCGTTCTCTATTTCTGATTCTACCCAAACAGAAACTCAACAAATCAATTCAACACGCGTTGCATTGGTTTGCCTTGCAGCTTCTGGATTTATTGCGGCTGGACATTTTCAAAATTACGATGCGTGGTGGAAGGGAAACAGAAACGGATTTCGATTTGTATCTGGGAAAAAAGATGATGGAGAAAAGTACCGTAACGCGGATAAATTCGGTCACAACTATTATTCGTTTTTAGTGAGTGACGTAATTGGAAATGCTTTTGTTTGGTCGGGAATTGAAAAACGCAACGCATTTTTTTATGGTGGAACAATCGCGTGTTTATTTCAATCGTATGTAGAAGTGGAAGATGGAACGCATCCCGAATTAGGATTTTCGTTTGGTGATGCGGTTGCGAACATAACCGGTTCGTATTTTCCCTTATTGCAGAATGAATACCCGTTATTCAAAAATTTTACATTTAAGTACAGTATAATTGATGCAGGAAATGTGGAAAAAGGTTTGAATAGAACATTGATTGACGATTACGAAAGTCAATACTTTTGGTTGAGTGCGAAAATTCCCAAAATGATTTTTGGTTCGGAAAATTTTTTTGCAAGGTTTTTCAATGTTGCAGTTGGCTATAGTGTGAAAGGAATTCATCCGCCGATTCATCGAGAAGCGGAATGGTATGTTGCGCTCGATTACGATTTTGAAGCAATTCCAATTGAAGGAAGTTTTGCGCGTTCTTTTTTTCACGTGTTGAATTATTTTCATTTTCCCTCGCCGATGATTCGCGTTATGCCAAAGTTTATTTCGTATGGATTGCGATGGTAA
- a CDS encoding glycosyltransferase — protein sequence MVKFSIIIPTLNEEKLLEKLLSQITDEIKSTFQLEIIVSDGGSTDSTISIAKKYSDVIVQKEIIENENIAIGRNRGAKIANGEILVFLNADTQFQNAKEFFREVIFIFEKQNIVGITCSVYVVPKEELFGDRIIHFVINHWFWFLNLVGIGMGRGECHVVKKEIFQQLHGYNERMSAGEDFEFFTRLKNKGELKFLRNIVVYESPRRYRKYGYMKVLFQWFLNAMYGVLFRKSYSTKWGIIR from the coding sequence ATGGTAAAATTTTCCATTATCATTCCGACGCTCAATGAAGAAAAACTTCTTGAGAAATTGCTTTCTCAAATTACTGATGAAATCAAAAGTACATTTCAGTTGGAAATAATTGTTAGCGACGGTGGAAGTACGGATAGCACGATTTCTATTGCAAAAAAATATTCGGATGTAATTGTTCAAAAAGAAATAATCGAAAACGAAAATATTGCAATCGGAAGAAATCGCGGAGCAAAAATTGCGAACGGAGAAATTCTTGTTTTCTTAAATGCGGATACGCAATTTCAAAATGCAAAAGAGTTTTTTCGGGAAGTGATTTTTATTTTTGAAAAACAAAATATCGTTGGAATTACTTGTAGCGTGTATGTTGTGCCGAAGGAAGAACTCTTCGGTGATAGGATCATTCATTTTGTTATCAATCATTGGTTTTGGTTCTTGAATCTCGTTGGAATCGGAATGGGACGTGGTGAATGTCACGTTGTGAAGAAAGAAATTTTTCAACAACTTCATGGTTATAACGAACGAATGTCGGCGGGAGAAGATTTTGAATTTTTCACTCGACTAAAAAATAAAGGAGAACTAAAATTTTTGAGAAATATTGTTGTGTATGAATCTCCGCGTCGTTACAGAAAATACGGATATATGAAAGTATTATTTCAATGGTTTTTGAACGCAATGTATGGTGTACTATTTCGAAAGTCATATTCTACAAAGTGGGGAATAATTCGATGA
- a CDS encoding S41 family peptidase, with protein MRKRFSLYTLIAVTIASILFGAVLQTVISEDNIYQQVRKFSEILSNAQKNYVDNVDTEQLVESAINGMLETLDPHSIYIPAKQMQKVTEDFQGSFEGIGIEFDIINDTLTVISPIPGGPSEALGIQAGDKIIKIDTSNAIGIKRDDVPKKLRGKKGTKVKVEILRLEESKLLEYEIIRDKIPIYTVDVAFMVNSEIGYISVNRFAATTYEEFAQALTTLKEAGMKKLILDLRNNPGGYLDQAFQMADEFLPAGKKIVYTKGRQPQFNEEYSSDGKGKFQTIPLVVLVNQGSASASEIVSGAVQDWDRGLIVGETTFGKGLVQRQFPLPDGSAFRLTTARYYTPSGRLIQRPYGSDHTAYRKEVAVREESEGENLEHSNEADSTKPKFTTAGGRTVFGGGGITPDFVIKAEKLQKYTAQLRGRSVFLEFANRYMDRNGTSIRAKYEKKLEVYFKEFTITQEMVDELLGIAKTKNIEMNESEFQKDISYIKASMKSQIGRMMFGNQGWYPILLNEDNQFLKSKTLFPEAEKLAHFR; from the coding sequence GTGAGAAAACGTTTTTCTCTATATACATTAATTGCTGTAACGATTGCATCCATACTTTTTGGAGCAGTGCTACAAACTGTTATTTCTGAAGATAATATATATCAGCAAGTTCGCAAGTTTTCTGAAATATTGAGTAATGCGCAGAAAAATTATGTAGATAATGTTGATACGGAACAATTGGTCGAAAGCGCAATCAATGGAATGTTGGAAACGCTTGACCCTCATTCGATTTATATCCCCGCCAAACAAATGCAAAAGGTTACTGAAGATTTTCAAGGTTCATTTGAAGGTATAGGAATTGAGTTCGATATTATCAATGATACGCTTACGGTTATATCGCCAATTCCTGGCGGTCCAAGCGAAGCATTGGGAATTCAAGCGGGAGATAAAATCATAAAGATTGATACTTCTAATGCAATTGGAATAAAACGTGATGATGTACCAAAAAAATTACGAGGGAAAAAAGGAACGAAAGTAAAAGTTGAAATTTTACGTTTAGAAGAAAGCAAATTATTGGAATATGAAATCATCCGCGACAAAATTCCTATTTATACTGTTGATGTTGCGTTTATGGTGAATAGCGAAATAGGATACATAAGCGTTAATAGATTTGCCGCAACCACGTATGAGGAGTTTGCGCAAGCGTTAACAACACTGAAAGAAGCGGGAATGAAAAAATTGATTTTGGATTTGCGGAACAATCCCGGAGGTTATCTTGACCAAGCGTTTCAGATGGCGGATGAATTTTTACCTGCGGGAAAGAAAATTGTGTACACAAAAGGGAGACAACCACAATTTAACGAAGAATATTCTTCCGATGGTAAAGGAAAATTTCAAACTATCCCGCTCGTTGTTTTGGTAAATCAGGGTTCTGCATCGGCGAGCGAAATTGTTTCCGGCGCAGTGCAGGATTGGGATAGAGGATTGATTGTCGGCGAAACCACGTTTGGAAAAGGATTAGTGCAGCGTCAATTTCCGTTACCTGATGGTTCAGCATTTCGGTTGACGACTGCGCGGTACTATACCCCTTCCGGAAGATTGATACAGCGTCCGTATGGGAGCGACCACACGGCCTACAGAAAAGAAGTAGCCGTAAGAGAAGAATCTGAAGGAGAAAATCTCGAACATTCAAACGAAGCCGATTCTACAAAGCCAAAATTCACAACAGCAGGAGGACGAACGGTTTTTGGCGGAGGTGGAATTACACCGGATTTTGTTATTAAAGCAGAAAAGTTGCAAAAATATACCGCACAACTACGCGGACGGTCTGTATTTCTGGAGTTTGCTAACAGATATATGGACAGGAATGGAACTTCCATACGCGCAAAGTATGAGAAAAAACTCGAAGTATATTTTAAGGAATTTACTATAACTCAAGAAATGGTTGATGAATTATTGGGAATAGCAAAAACAAAAAATATTGAAATGAATGAATCCGAATTTCAGAAAGACATTTCATACATCAAAGCATCAATGAAATCGCAAATTGGTCGAATGATGTTTGGTAATCAAGGTTGGTATCCAATTTTATTGAACGAAGATAATCAGTTTCTCAAGTCAAAAACACTTTTCCCGGAAGCAGAAAAATTGGCGCATTTCCGGTAA
- a CDS encoding DUF3108 domain-containing protein: MGAFPVITVRKNSLQRYTILVAVVLLSFFYNLFSAPTPIESGNVVFYEGENLLYNVRYGFIDLGTVRMKTFGKFVKNGKTLWKVCSYIDSYQGVPFVDLHVIYESHIDESGYPSQFTARTFDDGKWYYTVYDFDQTQHKIFVTIGTGTKDVMKSATYRDTVAVNKKYQDGLSIFYYARQKSGLNMFEVIPTYQNEKVSTTDLQFSSSVSLTELDAVDYPVSIHYLEGKANFIGIFGLTGGFRGWFSSDDARVPILAKLNVLLGSVTFELIEWKRGTWTPPHSFDE, translated from the coding sequence ATTGGCGCATTTCCGGTAATCACCGTGCGAAAAAATTCGTTACAACGATACACGATTTTAGTTGCAGTTGTATTATTATCGTTCTTCTATAATCTCTTTTCTGCACCGACGCCGATAGAAAGCGGGAACGTTGTTTTTTATGAAGGTGAAAACTTGCTATACAATGTTCGTTACGGATTTATTGATTTAGGCACCGTAAGAATGAAAACGTTCGGCAAATTTGTTAAAAACGGGAAAACACTTTGGAAGGTATGTTCATACATTGATTCGTACCAAGGTGTGCCATTTGTTGACCTACACGTCATTTACGAAAGCCATATAGACGAAAGCGGTTATCCATCGCAATTTACTGCACGAACGTTTGACGATGGCAAATGGTATTATACTGTTTATGATTTTGACCAGACGCAACACAAGATATTTGTAACGATTGGCACGGGAACGAAAGACGTAATGAAAAGCGCAACGTATCGCGATACGGTAGCGGTAAATAAAAAATATCAAGATGGTCTTTCGATATTTTATTATGCGCGTCAAAAATCCGGCTTAAATATGTTTGAAGTTATTCCAACATATCAGAACGAAAAAGTATCCACAACGGATTTACAATTCTCAAGTTCAGTTTCGTTGACAGAATTGGACGCAGTGGATTACCCAGTTTCGATACATTATTTAGAAGGGAAAGCAAATTTTATCGGTATCTTCGGACTAACGGGCGGTTTCCGTGGATGGTTTTCCAGCGACGATGCACGTGTTCCGATATTAGCAAAACTGAATGTATTGTTAGGGAGTGTAACATTTGAATTGATTGAGTGGAAACGTGGAACGTGGACTCCGCCGCATAGTTTTGACGAATAA